A single window of Myxocyprinus asiaticus isolate MX2 ecotype Aquarium Trade chromosome 34, UBuf_Myxa_2, whole genome shotgun sequence DNA harbors:
- the LOC127425667 gene encoding thioredoxin-interacting protein-like: protein MVAMTKRVKMFEIVLNDPTKTFYCSGDKVAGKILVEVLEVTRVTAMRVLGVGCAKVEYAKGKQRCREEVDYLKYEEVVHLDDHPEDTDGSVILRPGNKYEYLFGFELPQQGQLVSSYKGKFGYVHYYVKALMDRPSQPTLECKKHFEVEEPLDVNTPDLLSPTGGMKEKKVTCMFIPDGQVSLNAKIDRRGFCEGEEICIDAKFENTCSRIVVPKAAIIAKHTYQANGRTKVLRQKLSSVRGNHIISGMCDAWQGKSIRVPKIKPSILGCNIIRVEYALMIYMHIPGSDKLVLELPLVIGTVPYNGFGSRTNSMSSQDGSVSTASASWVSLRMPSSAPPSYCDVTRECCMDQPLTPLLDDYDGGDSPIYMNTPQFQFPPLPAYSEVEEEFNNSARMLSVC, encoded by the exons ATGGTTGCGATGACAAAAAGAGTGAAAATGTTTGAGATCGTTTTAAACGATCCGACCAAGACTTTCTACTGCAGTGGAGATAAAGTGGCGGGGAAGATCCTGGTGGAGGTGTTGGAGGTGACCAGAGTGACGGCCATGAGGGTGCTCGGAGTCGGATGCGCCAAAGTGGAGTACGCAAAAGGCAAACAGAGATGCCGTGAAGAAGTTGACTATCTGAAGTATGAAGAAGTAGTCCACCTGGATGACCATCCTGAAG ACACAGATGGTTCAGTCATCCTCCGTCCAGGCAACAAGTATGAATACTTGTTTGGCTTTGAGCTGCCTCAACAAGG GCAGCTGGTGTCTTCTTACAAGGGCAAGTTCGGGTATGTTCATTACTATGTGAAGGCTCTGATGGACAGACCCTCTCAGCCCACGCTCGAGTGCAAGAAACACTTTGAGGTTGAAGAGCCCCTGGATGTAAATACCCCAGACTTGCTG TCTCCAACTGGAGGCATGAAGGAGAAGAAAGTCACCTGCATgttcatccctgatggccaagtGTCTCTGAACGCCAAGATTGACAGGCGTGGCTTCTGTGAGGGGGAGGAAATCTGCATCGATGCTAAATTCGAGAACACCTGCTCCCGCATCGTGGTACCCAAAGCGGCCATCATTGCCAAGCACACCTACCAGGCCAATGGACGCACCAAGGTCTTGAGGCAGAAGCTCTCCTCGGTGCGCGGCAACCACATCATCTCAGGCATGTGCGACGCCTGGCAGGGGAAGAGCATTCGGGTGCCCAAGATCAAGCCCTCCATTTTGGGCTGCAACATTATTCGAGTGGAATATGCACTCATG ATTTACATGCACATCCCTGGCAGCGATAAGTTGGTTCTGGAGCTCCCACTTGTCATTGGCACCGTGCCCTACAATGGTTTTGGTAGCCGCACCAATAGCATGAGCAGCCAGGATGGTTCTGTCAGCACAGCATCGGCCAGTTGGGTGTCCTTGCGGATGCCATCATCCGCCCCACCCAGCTACTGCGATGTCACTCGTGAGTGCTGCATGGATCAGCCTCTCACGCCTCTGCTGGATGACTATGATGGTGGAGACAGTCCCATCTACATGAATACACCCCAGTTCCAGTTCCCCCCACTCCCTGCTTATTCTGAG GTGGAGGAAGAGTTTAACAACAGTGCTCGTATGCTTTCTGTCTGTTGA